Proteins from a single region of Kineosporiaceae bacterium:
- a CDS encoding permease has product MTQSTRAPALPGTPAATRHRASRQGRLAGWAAVAVLLVAVVAREDLNAWVSSHPRMSAWSTVFVSVSLQSLPFLVLGVGLSAAIAAALPLSKLLAVLPRRQAVAVPVAGLAGVVLPGCECASVPVAGGLIAKGAPVAPALAFLLAAPAINPIVLVSTSVAFPGRPEMVLARFTASLVAAVAMGWFWLRRGRTEWLRMPRRPHGEGTPPREVFFETMRHDLLHAGGFLVLGGMLAATVNVLLPTSAVLALQDRPWLAVLVLAALAVLVAICSEADAFVAASFTQFSPTAQLAFMTVGPMVDVKLVSMQVGTFGRRFAVRFAPATFVTAVAASVVVGVVLL; this is encoded by the coding sequence ATGACGCAGTCCACGCGTGCCCCCGCGCTGCCGGGAACACCGGCAGCCACCCGGCACCGGGCGTCGCGACAGGGGCGACTGGCCGGCTGGGCCGCTGTGGCCGTCCTGCTGGTCGCCGTCGTGGCTCGCGAGGACCTGAACGCGTGGGTGTCGAGCCACCCACGCATGAGTGCCTGGTCGACCGTGTTCGTCTCGGTGAGCCTGCAGTCGCTGCCGTTCCTGGTGCTCGGGGTCGGCCTGAGCGCCGCCATCGCTGCCGCGTTGCCGCTGAGCAAGCTGCTCGCGGTGCTCCCGCGCCGGCAGGCCGTGGCCGTGCCGGTGGCCGGTCTGGCCGGGGTCGTGCTGCCCGGGTGCGAGTGTGCCTCGGTTCCTGTCGCCGGCGGGCTGATCGCCAAGGGTGCCCCCGTTGCCCCGGCCCTGGCCTTTCTCCTGGCGGCCCCGGCGATCAATCCGATCGTGCTGGTGTCGACGTCGGTCGCGTTCCCGGGGCGCCCCGAGATGGTTCTGGCGAGGTTCACGGCCTCGCTGGTGGCCGCGGTGGCCATGGGGTGGTTCTGGCTGAGACGCGGCCGTACCGAGTGGTTGCGCATGCCGCGTCGGCCGCACGGTGAGGGCACCCCGCCCCGGGAGGTGTTCTTCGAGACGATGCGCCACGATCTGTTGCATGCAGGGGGGTTCTTGGTCCTCGGAGGCATGCTCGCCGCCACGGTGAACGTCCTGTTGCCCACCTCGGCGGTGCTCGCCCTGCAGGACCGGCCGTGGTTGGCCGTCCTCGTGTTGGCCGCGCTCGCCGTCCTGGTGGCCATCTGCTCGGAGGCCGATGCGTTCGTCGCCGCCTCGTTCACCCAGTTCTCCCCGACGGCCCAACTCGCCTTCATGACGGTCGGTCCCATGGTGGACGTCAAGCTCGTCTCGATGCAGGTCGGCACGTTCGGACGCCGGTTCGCCGTCCGCTTCGCCCCGGCGACCTTCGTCACCGCGGTCGCCGCCAGCGTCGTGGTGGGAGTGGTGCTGCTGTGA
- a CDS encoding TIGR03943 family protein, with protein MTPLSGRILLLALGSFVLATVASGRYVNYVRPGMRVVLLATGVVLLLLAVHGALTDWRRRDRARIMAASPSPEPDPDGHHAHDGMPRVSWLLAVPAVFFALLAPPSLGAFSAARAVDAAVVTDQVEVIPADSGWQPLPAAPVVALPVSEYVARALWDPNQTLAGRRVRLVGFVTVDEGGRWFVTRMSIQCCAGDASAWRVAILTSTPPPAVDTWVEVEGTWVATELPVSDEIEAPAQLRAVSVREVVAPENPYE; from the coding sequence GTGACCCCGCTCAGTGGCCGGATCCTGTTGCTGGCGTTGGGTTCGTTCGTCCTGGCCACGGTGGCCAGCGGCCGGTACGTCAATTACGTGCGCCCCGGGATGCGGGTGGTGCTGCTGGCCACCGGGGTGGTCCTGCTCCTGCTCGCGGTGCACGGCGCGCTGACCGACTGGCGCCGACGGGACCGGGCTCGGATCATGGCCGCGTCGCCGTCGCCCGAGCCGGACCCTGACGGCCATCATGCGCACGACGGGATGCCGAGGGTGTCCTGGTTGCTCGCGGTCCCGGCGGTGTTCTTCGCGCTGCTGGCACCGCCGTCGCTCGGGGCGTTCTCGGCCGCCCGCGCCGTGGACGCGGCCGTGGTGACCGACCAGGTCGAGGTCATTCCTGCCGACTCGGGGTGGCAACCCCTGCCGGCCGCTCCCGTGGTGGCGCTGCCGGTGTCGGAGTACGTCGCGCGGGCGTTGTGGGATCCGAACCAGACCTTGGCCGGTCGGCGGGTGCGGCTGGTCGGGTTCGTGACCGTGGACGAGGGCGGCCGCTGGTTCGTGACCCGGATGTCCATCCAATGCTGCGCCGGCGACGCCTCGGCCTGGCGGGTGGCGATCCTGACCTCCACGCCACCACCCGCCGTCGATACCTGGGTCGAGGTCGAAGGCACCTGGGTCGCCACCGAGCTGCCCGTGAGTGACGAGATCGAGGCGCCCGCCCAGCTGCGCGCCGTCTCGGTGCGTGAGGTCGTGGCCCCGGAGAACCCCTACGAATGA
- a CDS encoding transcriptional repressor, translating into MVISGARPAVRTTRQRAAVAGILEEIEGFRTAQQVHELLRGRGEQIGLTTVYRSLQLLAADGAVDSLRDSGGEVAYRRCRSARHHHHLVCRSCGRTVEIAPRGIERAADRIAVEHGFTDASHLIEIFGVCPDCTATPTLAR; encoded by the coding sequence ATGGTCATCTCGGGAGCCCGACCGGCTGTGCGCACCACCCGGCAACGAGCGGCGGTCGCGGGCATCCTCGAGGAGATCGAGGGATTCCGCACCGCGCAGCAGGTACACGAGCTCCTGCGCGGCCGCGGCGAGCAGATCGGCTTGACCACGGTGTACCGCTCGCTCCAGCTACTGGCCGCCGACGGAGCCGTCGACAGCCTGCGTGACTCGGGTGGAGAGGTCGCCTACCGACGCTGCCGGTCGGCGCGTCATCACCATCACCTGGTGTGCCGCAGCTGCGGCCGCACCGTGGAGATCGCCCCCCGGGGTATCGAACGTGCAGCCGACCGGATCGCCGTCGAGCACGGCTTCACCGACGCGAGTCACCTGATCGAGATCTTCGGGGTCTGCCCCGACTGCACCGCCACCCCTACATTGGCCCGGTGA